One genomic window of Candidatus Binatia bacterium includes the following:
- a CDS encoding SLC13 family permease, which yields MAWEAWLTIAVTVFVIVALARAWAGSDLVVMAGVTGLTAIGMLAGSEKLPDAADAFAGFGNPGLLTVAALYIVVEGLVRTQAMAMITEPLLGSPRTVLTAQARLMLPVMGLSAFLNNTPVVAMFLPVVEDICKKARISPSKLFLPLSYAAIFGGVCTLIGTSTNLVVNGLLIAHRDTQALGMFDITPVGLACAVAGTAYLLVLGRWLLPDRKPPISLSDDPKQYTVEMLVQGGGPLVGRTVEAAGLRHLPGLYLAEIERDGEVLPAVGPEERLRAGDRLVFVGILDSVLDLQKTRGLQIATNQVFRLQGSTVERTLVEAVVSDRCPLVGHSVREGRFRSVYNAAVIAVARSGRRVHAKIGDIVLRPGDTLLLETHRDFAAQHRNSRDFFLVSGVAGATPLRRERAWMALAILVAMVASVTAGWLDMLVASLVAAGAMIVARCCTGPEARQSLDISVLVVIGASFGIGKALDVSGAAPSIASSIVSLAGGDPWLVLLAVYLVTTVFTELITNNAAAVLVFPIALSSAESLGVSFMPFVIAVMIGASASFSTPLGYQTNLMVYGPGGYRFTDYLRVGIPLNLVFMVVTVLLAPMLFPF from the coding sequence GGAGGCTTGGCTAACGATTGCCGTCACGGTCTTTGTGATCGTGGCGCTGGCGCGCGCGTGGGCCGGTTCGGACCTCGTCGTGATGGCGGGCGTTACCGGCCTGACGGCGATAGGGATGCTCGCCGGCTCCGAAAAATTACCCGATGCAGCGGATGCCTTTGCCGGCTTCGGTAACCCCGGACTGCTGACCGTGGCCGCTCTCTACATTGTCGTGGAGGGCCTGGTGCGCACCCAGGCAATGGCGATGATAACCGAGCCTTTGCTCGGTTCTCCGAGGACGGTGTTGACGGCGCAGGCGCGTTTAATGCTCCCCGTTATGGGGCTGAGCGCGTTCCTCAACAACACGCCGGTGGTGGCGATGTTCCTGCCCGTGGTGGAGGACATTTGCAAGAAAGCGCGCATCAGTCCGTCGAAGCTCTTTTTGCCCCTCAGCTACGCGGCGATCTTTGGCGGCGTCTGCACGCTGATCGGCACCAGTACGAACCTGGTGGTCAACGGCCTGTTGATCGCCCATCGAGATACACAGGCCCTGGGCATGTTCGACATCACGCCGGTGGGGCTGGCGTGTGCCGTTGCCGGTACGGCCTACCTCTTGGTGTTGGGCCGCTGGTTGCTCCCGGACCGCAAGCCACCGATCAGTTTGAGCGACGATCCGAAGCAGTACACCGTCGAGATGCTTGTCCAGGGCGGCGGACCGCTGGTTGGCCGCACGGTGGAGGCCGCGGGTCTGCGCCACCTGCCCGGCTTGTACCTGGCCGAGATCGAGCGCGACGGCGAGGTGCTGCCCGCCGTCGGTCCCGAGGAGCGCCTGCGCGCCGGCGACCGGTTGGTCTTCGTCGGCATCCTCGACTCGGTGCTCGACCTGCAAAAGACGCGAGGGTTGCAGATCGCCACCAACCAGGTCTTCCGCCTTCAGGGCAGCACCGTGGAGCGCACCCTGGTCGAGGCGGTGGTTTCCGACCGCTGCCCGCTGGTTGGTCACAGCGTTCGTGAAGGGCGCTTTCGCTCCGTGTACAACGCCGCCGTGATCGCGGTCGCGCGCAGCGGCCGGCGCGTGCACGCCAAGATCGGCGACATCGTGCTGCGGCCGGGCGACACGCTACTGCTCGAAACCCACCGCGACTTCGCGGCCCAGCACCGCAACTCCCGCGACTTCTTTCTGGTGAGCGGAGTCGCCGGCGCCACGCCCCTGCGCCGCGAGCGCGCCTGGATGGCCCTGGCAATCCTCGTGGCGATGGTCGCCAGCGTGACCGCCGGTTGGCTCGATATGCTCGTGGCATCGTTGGTGGCCGCCGGGGCGATGATTGTGGCCCGCTGCTGCACCGGACCGGAGGCGCGTCAGAGCCTCGACATCTCCGTTCTGGTCGTGATCGGCGCATCTTTCGGTATCGGCAAGGCCCTCGATGTCAGCGGTGCTGCACCCAGCATTGCGTCTTCCATCGTCTCGCTGGCCGGCGGCGATCCCTGGCTGGTCCTCCTCGCGGTCTATCTCGTGACCACGGTGTTCACCGAACTCATCACCAACAATGCCGCCGCCGTGCTGGTCTTCCCGATCGCTCTTTCCTCCGCCGAATCGCTCGGCGTGAGCTTCATGCCGTTCGTGATTGCGGTCATGATTGGCGCGTCGGCGTCGTTCTCGACGCCGCTCGGGTACCAGACCAATCTCATGGTTTACGGCCCCGGCGGCTACCGCTTCACCGATTATCTGCGCGTCGGAATACCACTGAACCTCGTCTTTATGGTCGTGACAGTCCTTTTGGCGCCGATGTTGTTTCCCTTCTGA
- a CDS encoding Lrp/AsnC family transcriptional regulator, whose product MKFGNADLDLDQTDLHILSILQENCKLPLARIGEKVGLSAPAIIERIKKLEDGGFIAGYRAIIDARRLGHDVTAFIGVAVGHPRQIEDFEERIAGLEGVLESHHVTGQHTMLLKVKTPNTSTLEELISAIRSIDGVARTETMVVLSTHAERTQIPIRFDANQSGKRPRKSGDHRAPSPSKECEA is encoded by the coding sequence ATGAAATTCGGAAATGCCGATTTGGACCTCGACCAGACCGACCTGCACATTCTCTCCATCTTGCAGGAGAACTGTAAGCTGCCGCTGGCGCGGATTGGGGAGAAGGTTGGCCTGTCGGCGCCGGCGATCATCGAACGGATCAAGAAGTTGGAGGACGGTGGCTTCATTGCGGGTTACCGGGCGATTATCGACGCGCGCCGTCTGGGCCATGACGTGACCGCTTTCATCGGGGTAGCCGTCGGCCATCCGCGCCAGATCGAGGATTTCGAAGAACGCATCGCCGGGCTCGAAGGCGTGCTCGAATCGCATCACGTTACCGGGCAGCACACCATGTTGCTCAAGGTGAAGACTCCGAACACATCCACCCTCGAAGAGCTGATCAGCGCGATTCGCTCGATCGACGGCGTCGCGCGTACCGAGACCATGGTGGTGTTATCGACGCACGCCGAACGGACCCAGATCCCGATCCGGTTCGACGCCAACCAATCCGGCAAGCGGCCGCGCAAGAGCGGCGACCACCGGGCCCCATCCCCATCGAAGGAGTGCGAGGCATGA